From the Actinomycetota bacterium genome, the window TACGACAGCCGCTCACCAACGAGGAGAACCCTTCCGTGGGACGCAAGGTCAGCCCGACCCGGACGGTCGACGACTTCCACATCACCAACGACGTTGACGACGACGTGCGCGACGACGAGTTCCTCGACGCAGACGACGACCTCGACGACGATCTACTCCCCGGGGACGACGACGAGGAGGACGAGGTCCTCACCGATGCGGACGACGACGTCCTGGCCGAAGACGACACCGACACAACCGAGGACGTCGAGGTCCCACTCGCCACGGTCGACCAGGACGAGGATGACGATGAGGACGCCGACGCGGACGTCCTCGTCCGCGTCGTCGAGGACGACGAGGAAGACGAGCAGGATGTCGACGGTCTCCGCGAGGGAGAGTTCATCTGCAGTTCCTGCTACCTGGTCAAAGGACCGACCCAGCTCGCCGACGCCAAGAAGATGATCTGCCGCGACTGCGTGTAGCCGCAGCGCTCGTCCTGGCGGTCGCGGCCGGCGTCGCGGGGTGGGCGGCACACCCGCCCGTCGCCGCCTGGCCGGCCTCGTTGTTGGTCGTGGCGCTGCTGCTTGCGGCCGTGGACCTGGCCGCGGCGACCCGGCGTCCGCTCCTGCCCGCCGCCGTCGGTGGCCTGGCGGGGCTCGTCACCTTCCTCCCGATGCTGCACTGGGTCCTCGCCCCGGCGGGGCACGTGGGTTGGGTCCTGCTGGCGGCGACCCAGTCGGCCTGGTACGCGCTCGTCGCCGACCAGCTGCGCCGGTGGACGCGGAGCGTGTGGGTGCTGGCGCTCGCGCCGCTGCTGTGGACCGCGATGGAGGCGTGGCGCGCGACCTTCCCGTCGAGCGGGTTCGGCTGGGGCGACCTGGCGTACGCCCACGTGCACGGCTCGCCGCTGCTGGGTGCCGCCAGGATCGTCGGCGGCTACGGGTTGACGTTCCTGACAGCGCTGATCGGCGCCGGACTGTGGCTGGCGCTGGCCGGAGACGCCCGGCGGCGGGTGCTCCGCCTGTCGGGTGTCGCAGCCGCCGCTGCGGCGGTCGCGTTCGGCGTCGTGGCGGCTCCCCCGGCGCCCGCCTCCACGACGCGCACCGTCGACGTCCTGACGGTGCAGGGCAACGATCTACAACGACCGGGCGCCGACGCCCGCGCCGATGACGTGGCCATCGCTCAGCGGATGCTGAGCGAGACGCGCCGGTCGGTGCGTGAGGCGGGGCGGCCTGATCTCACCGTGTGGCCGGAGAGCAGCATCGATCGCGACCCGTTCCGGGAGTCGGGCGCTGACCTGCTGCCGTTCGTCTCGGACGCCGCGGCTGCGGTCGGCGGCCAGCTGCTGTTCGGGACGAACCTGGACGGTCCGCGGCCGGCGACCTTCTACAACGCTGTGACCCTGGTCGACCGCGACGCAGTGGTCGTCGACCGTTACGTCAAACGCCGCTACGTGCCGTTCGGCGAGTACGTCCCGCTGCGGCCGATCCTGGGGGCGCTGCCGCCGTTGCGGCAGGTGCCACGCGACGGGGTCGCAGGAACCGGACCGCACACGATCCGCGCGGACGCCAGCGGGGTCGCCGTCGTCGTCTGCTTCGAGACCTTGTTCTCGGATGTCGTCCGCAGCAACATCCGAGCTGCCGACGCGGGCCTTGTGGTTGCCGTGACCAACAACGCGTCGTTCGGCCGGAGCGCCCAGAGCGCCCAGCACATCGCTCAGACGCAGTTGCGGGCCGTGGAGACCGGACGGTGGGCCGTGCACGCGGCCCTGTCAGGGGCATCGGCGTTGGTCGACCCGGACGGACGGGTCCGGGCTCGCACCGGGCTGTTCGAGCGTGCCACCATCCGCGCCGACGTTCCGGTCATCACTGCCGAGACCCCGTTCCTCCGCGTCGGTGATGTGGTGGGGACCACCGCCCGGTGGTCGGGGCTCGCGTTCTTGGCGTACCAGCTCCTCCAACGCAGGCGCCGCCGGGCCCGACGCCTCCAGGACGCCGCATGAGATCACCATCAGGTCGCGCACTCGTGGTGACGCCGACCTACAACGAGCGAGACACCGTCGCGGAACTGGTGCGCCGCGCCCTGACGGCGGCCGACGTCGACGTGCTGATCGTGGACGACGCGTCGCCGGATGGCACCGGCACCATCGCCGACGAGCTCGCAGCCGCCCACCCTCGGGTGCACGTCCTACACCGCCCCGCCAAGCACGGCCTGGGTTCCGCGTACCGCGCTGGGTTCCGATGGGGGATGCAGCACGGCTTCGACGTCTTCGTCGAGATGGACGCCGACCTCTCGCACGATCCGGGTCAACTGCCACAACTCCTGGAGGCGACCCGGATGGCCGACGTCGTGATCGGCAGCCGCTACGTCCGTGGAGGCCACACCCGTAACTGGCCGTGGTACCGCCGGCTGTTGTCGTGGGGCGGGAACCTCTACGTCCAGCTCGTGACGGGGATCCCCGTCCGCGACGCCACAAGCGGGTACCGCGCCTTCCGGCGTGAAGTCCTCGCCGAGCTCGAGGTCGAGTCGCTGCGCTCGGACGGGTACTCGTTCCAGGTCGAGACGGTGTTGCGCGCCTGGCGGGCCGGCTTCGTCGTGACGGAGATCGCGATCACGTTCGTGGAGCGTCGAGCGGGGAGCAGCAAGATCAGCCGCGCCATCGTCGCCGAAGCGGTCTGGCGCGTGCTGCGTTGGGGTTTGCAAGGGCCGCGCAACGCCGCTGACCGCCACCCACGGTCGGTCCGCAGCCCCGTCGGCTGATACCTTCGCGCAGAGCCCGTCAGCTACGCCCCCATCGTCCAGCGGTCCAGGATCCCACCCTTTCAAGGTGGTGACACGGGTTCGAATCCCGTTGGGGGTACTTCAGCGACGCGCCCGTTCGCCTGGTCGTTCCAACATCCGCACCCGTACCGACGTCCCTGATCGACCCCTGCCGGGCAGGTACCAAGGAAGTGTGATCGAGATCACACATCGATCCACGACGTCGTCGGGCATCGCGGTGGTGACCGACATCCCGACGTCGAGGAGGGCTGAGTGCCAACCACCGAGACCGACCTCGTCCACGTCACACCCGACGACGTGCACGTCATCGGCCCAGATGACTTCGGCGCCGCTGGCCTGTGGGCGCGGGAGTCGGTCGGTCCCTTCGCGGAGGTCGAGGCGCTGGGGATGCTCGTCACCGTCCACGACAGCCGGTTCGACCCTCACTCCGGCATCGGACATCACCCCCATCGGGGCATGGAGCGGCTCTTCTACATCCTCGAGGGCAGCGTCGACCACGACGACGCCCTCAACAACATCCAGGGGCACATGGGCACGGGCGACTTGGGGATCCTCACCGAGGGGCGACGCGGGATGCTCCACTCCGAGTGGAACAACGGCGACGAGGCGGCACGCGCCTACATCCTCGTCTACCCCACTGACCCGACCCCCCCGACGGCGGATTTCGCCGCGATCCGCGCCGCCGAGACCACCACGGTCCGACCGGCGGAGGGAGTGACGACCAAGGTCGTGGT encodes:
- a CDS encoding DUF4193 family protein, with the protein product MGRKVSPTRTVDDFHITNDVDDDVRDDEFLDADDDLDDDLLPGDDDEEDEVLTDADDDVLAEDDTDTTEDVEVPLATVDQDEDDDEDADADVLVRVVEDDEEDEQDVDGLREGEFICSSCYLVKGPTQLADAKKMICRDCV
- the lnt gene encoding apolipoprotein N-acyltransferase, translating into MALLLAAVDLAAATRRPLLPAAVGGLAGLVTFLPMLHWVLAPAGHVGWVLLAATQSAWYALVADQLRRWTRSVWVLALAPLLWTAMEAWRATFPSSGFGWGDLAYAHVHGSPLLGAARIVGGYGLTFLTALIGAGLWLALAGDARRRVLRLSGVAAAAAAVAFGVVAAPPAPASTTRTVDVLTVQGNDLQRPGADARADDVAIAQRMLSETRRSVREAGRPDLTVWPESSIDRDPFRESGADLLPFVSDAAAAVGGQLLFGTNLDGPRPATFYNAVTLVDRDAVVVDRYVKRRYVPFGEYVPLRPILGALPPLRQVPRDGVAGTGPHTIRADASGVAVVVCFETLFSDVVRSNIRAADAGLVVAVTNNASFGRSAQSAQHIAQTQLRAVETGRWAVHAALSGASALVDPDGRVRARTGLFERATIRADVPVITAETPFLRVGDVVGTTARWSGLAFLAYQLLQRRRRRARRLQDAA
- a CDS encoding polyprenol monophosphomannose synthase, with the protein product MRSPSGRALVVTPTYNERDTVAELVRRALTAADVDVLIVDDASPDGTGTIADELAAAHPRVHVLHRPAKHGLGSAYRAGFRWGMQHGFDVFVEMDADLSHDPGQLPQLLEATRMADVVIGSRYVRGGHTRNWPWYRRLLSWGGNLYVQLVTGIPVRDATSGYRAFRREVLAELEVESLRSDGYSFQVETVLRAWRAGFVVTEIAITFVERRAGSSKISRAIVAEAVWRVLRWGLQGPRNAADRHPRSVRSPVG
- a CDS encoding pirin family protein, which produces MPTTETDLVHVTPDDVHVIGPDDFGAAGLWARESVGPFAEVEALGMLVTVHDSRFDPHSGIGHHPHRGMERLFYILEGSVDHDDALNNIQGHMGTGDLGILTEGRRGMLHSEWNNGDEAARAYILVYPTDPTPPTADFAAIRAAETTTVRPAEGVTTKVVVDGGDERLHGDLRRFTDSRLQPGATCTFDLAPDEAALTFAVEGVVHLHDAHVELHDGHTLLAPPNGQPRRLTLVARDHSRVLHAVTGPGDGRPTDRPRGRGG